In Flavivirga abyssicola, the following are encoded in one genomic region:
- a CDS encoding PorP/SprF family type IX secretion system membrane protein, which yields MKFKISVLIIISCFCLKVSAQDPVFTQYHLVPETMNPGFSGFEDATYFGLIHRTQWPRLNLRIDTEYAFFNTWLENIGGVGISILNQHENNTSYNHLQGNINYSYHVKLANNWFFRPAVEFGFGTKSFNFSNLVLADQININSETINPISSDIFAMNANRNVSFFDFNAGFVFDKKNTRNDTDLWLGASIKHLNRPNISFVENGNVPLDIFYSIHANYKFPYFDYNDMLVSINYMQQGQYNRLDIGTTVKLEKLMLGAMAVTNPAKNSLNSHLLTSINAFIGLELEQLRFGFSYDLNTTDIGRTDGVYELSITYLAGCLICKNPAYLERRK from the coding sequence ATGAAATTTAAAATATCAGTCCTAATTATTATAAGTTGTTTCTGTTTAAAAGTAAGCGCCCAAGACCCTGTATTTACGCAATACCATTTAGTACCGGAAACTATGAACCCCGGGTTTTCAGGATTTGAAGATGCTACATATTTTGGCTTAATCCATAGGACACAATGGCCTCGCTTAAACCTAAGAATAGATACCGAATATGCTTTTTTTAATACTTGGCTTGAAAATATTGGTGGCGTTGGTATTAGTATTTTAAATCAGCATGAAAACAATACCAGCTACAATCATTTGCAAGGGAATATCAACTACTCATATCACGTAAAGTTGGCTAACAACTGGTTCTTCAGACCTGCTGTAGAATTTGGTTTTGGTACAAAGTCCTTTAATTTCAGTAATCTGGTATTAGCCGATCAAATCAATATTAATTCAGAAACTATAAATCCTATTTCATCAGATATATTTGCAATGAATGCCAACAGAAATGTTTCTTTCTTTGATTTTAATGCTGGTTTTGTTTTTGATAAAAAAAATACACGAAACGATACGGATTTGTGGCTAGGAGCTTCTATAAAACACCTGAACAGACCCAATATTTCATTTGTGGAAAATGGGAATGTGCCATTAGATATCTTTTATTCCATTCATGCTAATTATAAGTTTCCATATTTTGATTATAACGATATGCTTGTCTCTATTAATTACATGCAACAAGGACAATATAACAGGTTAGATATAGGAACTACTGTAAAGCTCGAAAAGCTTATGTTGGGAGCTATGGCTGTTACCAATCCTGCAAAAAACAGCTTAAACAGCCATTTATTAACTTCTATTAATGCGTTTATAGGATTAGAATTAGAGCAGTTACGCTTTGGTTTTTCTTATGATTTAAACACTACCGACATTGGTAGAACCGATGGTGTTTATGAGCTTTCCATCACCTATTTAGCAGGCTGTTTAATTTGCAAAAACCCAGCATATTTGGAACGAAGAAAATAA
- a CDS encoding PKD domain-containing protein, with protein MRKGYFLTAISFFIISLSFFALNHSDLKNTIKTDSLKAHKKVKTSLPPSATISGTTQVCRNDTQPQITFTGSGGNAPYTFTYNIGGSNLTVTSTGNTATVGVNTTSVGSFTYQLVSVRDGSNDTSSANGTATVTVSEPTVDFTFNNDGACSGTSVNFTSSATGNGPFTYSWSFGDGSTSTNTNPSHTFTSLGCGFQNSNVTLTVTDTNGCSNSITKPVSIQQKPRLEFEDIDNRFDPFNNCGNNTTDPSFTINVGISNVSSACINSYDVDWGDGSPVETNVTFPATHTYTQLGSFNMDITGRGSNCDNTVTYLVKNSSNPTGAIVNPGNTVNLCIPTSPIDFAIGSWGTNAPDTTYLVDFGDGAVENYTQAQLESSTYYNAADPANSQNFPIPHTYTESSCPSSYTVFLNISTSCGQTNLTAGPIIILRKPEVDFEAPPISCVNSTVQFNNTSTGGYSNNCSVNDGYYWDFGDSTTSTLRNPSHVYTSPGTYTVSLYGENSCGTTNIITETICIEPQLTAAFTLNTNNGCAPLGIQTTNTTNLASSCGGETYLWEVSYTSGFCGTAPATWNFTNGTDENSAAPRINFVTAGTYTLTLTTTNACGNSTTSETIEVKQPPTATINAISNFCGSASINPVANVTSCAPASETLTYSWSFPGGSPASSSTLNPGTINYPTPGNYQITFNVTSSCGTTTDTEDFIVNPIPTITNTNLAQTICSGTDTNQVPLTSDITGTTYNWTATAPAGVTGFIASGSTDTIPVQTIFNSNSTSQDVTYVITPSVGGCSGTPANLVITVDPAPSFTSQPQSETICLNGPINQLSVAVNGPGTPTYQWYSNTINNNTTGTIITGETSATYTPPNNPVGVTFYYCVVSFSSGSGCNEITSDTARIEIVNGIQIDTNPIVSQNICIGGDINTTLSVVHSGGTGTITYQWYSNTTNSNTGGTVITGANSSSYTPPTFTVSGNYYYYVTITPNGSGCSPITSNTSEVIVVDDPILTTQPIASQTLCEGTTPQDLQAAATGGSGTTYNYQWYSNTTNSNSGGTLITGATNATFTPPTNIVGTLYYYCIITQSDPGCSVTSNTSSVTVNQAPSFSSHPLSETICSGETFNTLSVSYSNGVGTPTYQWYSNTVDNNATGNILTGETASTFIPPSGSIGRVYYYATITFSSGGCTQITSQTAELIVNQTPSISDTSLTICSGINFNIIPDSTGGDTVPTGTQYIWTTPVISPAGTITGASNEITPQNNISQTPINNTANPATVTYTVTPISGNCTGTDFTITVTVNPSISITRNLTNSRCYLSNTGTIEITISGGIPFTTGPPYQISWTGPNGYTNSNEDISNLEPGNYAVTINDEGDCPFTDTFTILEPEELIFSSISFDPETISCFGADDGSINIDIYGGTTPYTYNWTRNGNPFSNTEDLSNLGPGDYQITVTDANNCTPIVQNFQIIEPPVLDVSLVNQVDIICFGDATGAININTIGGRQIEISTGVFDYSYSWTGPNGYTSNLQNLSGLFAGTYHLTVTDKSGCTDTLEVILDQSDEIIIDYSTTEIECYGNNNASITIDNISGGNPPYTIQWSTLGSGPVQNNLSAGTYIITITDDTNCEKQATVIIDEAPEFSINPTVANVSCYGENDANIALNLVGGIAPVTLVWNDDASAGVERNNLSPGTYSVTITDATPCIISETFVISEPDPLELSAVTTDALDCDNANSGAINLTVTGGTLPLSYSWSNGETTEDLDAIPPGTFSVVITDANGCEISNNWTVNRFDPLTIDVETITDFDCITRHVEQTFVARVTGGIPPYQISWSSGTISGANNEIMNTDQDGLAIVSVIDSFGCSTNFSHNVDIPVLGDAGFELNSIGYTSFGIYSKKDPIQFTNTAIGDYISILWDFGDGNFSNEENPEHTYTTEGGYIIKQTVTYPFGCIYEKIITLSVEKGYSLMMPNAFTPNNDNINDFFNPAFVGLNNMVLDIYDTWGSLIYSEKGDDIDGWNGKINDADAENGNYYFKFSAKTFYGETITKEGPVVLIK; from the coding sequence ATGAGGAAGGGTTATTTTCTTACAGCTATTTCTTTTTTTATAATCAGTCTTTCATTCTTTGCTTTAAATCACTCTGATTTAAAAAATACAATAAAAACAGATTCATTAAAAGCGCACAAAAAAGTCAAAACTTCACTTCCGCCGTCTGCTACTATTTCCGGAACAACGCAGGTTTGCAGAAACGATACACAACCGCAAATAACGTTTACAGGGTCTGGAGGTAATGCACCATACACATTTACCTATAATATTGGAGGTTCTAATCTAACTGTAACATCTACTGGAAATACAGCAACAGTAGGTGTAAACACTACCAGTGTTGGTTCTTTCACTTATCAACTGGTATCTGTTCGGGATGGTTCCAATGACACATCATCTGCAAATGGTACAGCAACTGTAACCGTTAGTGAACCAACAGTAGATTTTACTTTTAACAATGACGGTGCCTGCTCAGGAACTTCTGTGAATTTCACGTCAAGTGCCACCGGAAATGGTCCATTTACCTACAGTTGGAGTTTTGGAGATGGAAGTACGAGTACTAACACCAATCCTTCTCATACTTTTACTTCTTTGGGGTGTGGGTTTCAAAATTCCAATGTAACACTTACAGTAACTGATACTAATGGTTGTAGTAATTCCATAACCAAACCTGTTTCAATTCAGCAAAAACCCAGATTAGAATTTGAGGATATAGACAACAGGTTTGATCCGTTTAATAACTGCGGAAACAATACTACAGATCCTTCTTTCACTATTAATGTTGGAATAAGTAATGTTTCCTCAGCTTGCATAAACTCATATGATGTAGACTGGGGAGATGGAAGTCCCGTTGAAACCAATGTTACATTTCCAGCTACACACACTTACACACAGTTAGGTTCTTTTAATATGGACATAACAGGAAGAGGCAGTAACTGTGATAATACAGTTACTTATTTAGTAAAAAACTCTAGCAATCCCACAGGTGCTATTGTAAACCCCGGAAATACTGTAAATTTATGTATTCCCACCTCTCCAATTGATTTTGCTATTGGTTCTTGGGGAACTAATGCTCCGGACACAACATATCTGGTTGACTTCGGGGATGGGGCAGTTGAAAATTACACCCAAGCCCAATTAGAAAGCTCTACATATTATAATGCAGCAGATCCTGCAAATTCTCAAAATTTCCCAATACCTCATACCTATACAGAATCCAGTTGTCCCAGCAGTTATACTGTTTTTTTGAATATTTCCACATCATGCGGGCAAACAAACTTAACAGCTGGTCCTATTATTATTTTAAGAAAACCTGAAGTCGATTTTGAAGCTCCCCCTATTAGTTGCGTGAATTCTACAGTGCAATTTAATAATACATCAACAGGAGGCTACAGTAATAATTGTAGTGTTAATGATGGCTATTATTGGGACTTTGGAGACAGCACAACATCTACATTAAGAAATCCTAGTCATGTATACACTTCCCCTGGTACATACACAGTTTCTCTTTACGGCGAAAACTCCTGTGGCACTACAAACATCATTACTGAAACGATATGCATAGAGCCTCAGTTAACAGCTGCTTTCACATTAAATACCAATAATGGTTGTGCACCGCTTGGAATACAAACTACAAACACAACAAACCTAGCGTCAAGCTGTGGTGGTGAAACGTATCTTTGGGAAGTTTCTTATACTTCCGGTTTTTGCGGTACCGCTCCTGCCACCTGGAATTTCACCAATGGAACCGATGAAAACTCAGCAGCACCAAGAATAAATTTTGTAACTGCCGGAACTTATACATTAACACTTACGACTACAAATGCCTGTGGCAATAGTACAACTTCAGAAACCATAGAAGTAAAACAACCTCCTACAGCCACCATTAATGCCATTTCGAATTTTTGCGGCTCAGCAAGCATAAACCCTGTAGCAAATGTGACGAGCTGTGCGCCTGCATCAGAAACTTTAACATACAGTTGGAGCTTCCCCGGAGGCTCACCTGCCAGTTCAAGTACCTTAAACCCAGGCACCATAAATTATCCTACACCGGGCAACTACCAAATTACATTTAATGTTACAAGTAGTTGTGGCACCACGACAGATACCGAAGACTTTATTGTTAACCCAATTCCAACAATAACGAATACTAACTTAGCACAGACTATTTGTTCTGGGACCGACACAAATCAAGTGCCATTAACGTCAGATATAACTGGCACAACATACAATTGGACAGCTACTGCCCCTGCCGGTGTAACAGGGTTTATAGCCTCTGGTAGTACAGATACAATTCCAGTTCAGACTATTTTTAATTCCAATAGCACATCACAAGATGTCACTTATGTTATAACACCTTCTGTTGGTGGTTGCTCCGGAACACCTGCAAACCTTGTCATAACAGTTGATCCTGCTCCCTCTTTCACTAGTCAGCCACAATCGGAAACTATTTGTTTAAATGGGCCTATAAACCAGCTCTCTGTTGCTGTTAATGGCCCTGGTACTCCAACGTATCAATGGTATAGCAATACTATTAACAATAATACAACAGGAACTATTATAACAGGCGAAACATCAGCAACATACACTCCCCCAAATAATCCGGTTGGAGTAACCTTTTATTATTGTGTTGTATCCTTTTCATCTGGTTCTGGGTGTAATGAAATAACCTCTGATACGGCCCGTATAGAAATTGTAAACGGTATTCAAATTGATACAAATCCTATAGTTAGCCAAAATATTTGTATTGGCGGTGATATAAATACTACATTATCTGTCGTTCACTCTGGGGGTACCGGAACTATTACATACCAATGGTATTCAAATACAACCAATTCCAATACAGGAGGGACTGTTATTACTGGAGCGAACAGTTCCAGTTACACACCTCCCACTTTTACTGTCTCAGGTAATTACTATTATTATGTAACTATAACTCCGAACGGAAGTGGTTGTAGTCCAATAACCAGTAACACCTCTGAAGTCATTGTAGTAGACGATCCTATTCTTACAACCCAACCTATAGCCTCTCAAACATTATGCGAAGGTACGACACCACAAGACTTACAAGCGGCAGCTACCGGAGGATCTGGAACCACATATAACTACCAATGGTACAGTAATACAACCAATAGCAACTCTGGTGGCACTCTAATAACCGGAGCTACGAATGCGACCTTTACACCTCCTACAAATATTGTAGGTACATTGTATTACTACTGTATTATTACACAATCTGATCCGGGTTGTAGTGTTACCAGTAATACTTCTAGTGTGACTGTTAATCAAGCGCCTTCATTTTCGTCTCATCCCTTGTCCGAAACTATTTGCTCTGGTGAGACTTTCAATACGCTATCAGTCTCTTACTCTAATGGTGTTGGAACACCCACTTATCAATGGTATTCAAATACGGTAGACAATAACGCAACAGGAAACATTTTAACCGGAGAGACCGCTTCTACCTTTATCCCTCCCTCAGGATCTATTGGTAGAGTTTATTATTACGCAACCATTACGTTTTCTTCTGGCGGGTGTACTCAAATTACATCACAAACAGCAGAACTTATAGTCAATCAAACCCCTAGTATTTCAGACACATCATTAACCATCTGTAGTGGTATTAACTTCAATATTATTCCTGATTCCACTGGTGGAGACACAGTTCCTACCGGAACCCAATATATCTGGACAACTCCTGTAATAAGTCCCGCAGGTACCATAACGGGAGCCTCTAATGAAATCACCCCGCAAAACAATATTAGCCAGACACCAATAAATAATACAGCTAATCCAGCTACAGTAACTTATACAGTAACTCCTATATCCGGTAATTGCACTGGAACAGATTTTACTATTACTGTTACTGTTAACCCTTCAATCAGTATTACCAGAAACCTGACCAATAGTAGATGCTATCTTTCTAATACAGGAACTATTGAAATAACTATTAGTGGAGGTATTCCTTTTACAACTGGTCCCCCGTATCAAATATCATGGACTGGTCCTAATGGATACACCAATTCCAATGAAGATATTTCTAATTTAGAGCCTGGTAATTATGCTGTAACGATAAATGATGAAGGCGACTGTCCTTTTACAGATACATTTACCATTCTCGAACCTGAGGAACTTATTTTTAGCTCTATTAGTTTTGATCCGGAGACTATTTCCTGTTTCGGTGCTGATGATGGCTCTATAAATATTGATATTTATGGAGGTACCACCCCTTATACATATAACTGGACACGAAACGGAAATCCCTTTTCCAATACAGAAGATTTATCAAATCTAGGTCCCGGAGATTATCAAATCACGGTTACCGACGCAAACAATTGTACACCTATAGTTCAAAATTTTCAGATTATAGAGCCTCCTGTATTGGATGTAAGCCTAGTAAATCAAGTTGATATTATTTGTTTTGGTGATGCTACGGGTGCTATTAATATTAACACTATAGGAGGAAGACAAATAGAAATATCTACTGGAGTTTTTGATTATTCTTATTCATGGACAGGGCCAAACGGGTACACAAGTAACCTCCAAAATCTGTCAGGATTATTTGCTGGAACATACCATTTAACTGTAACTGATAAATCTGGTTGTACAGATACATTAGAGGTTATTTTAGATCAATCTGATGAAATTATTATAGATTATTCCACAACCGAAATTGAATGCTATGGAAACAATAATGCTTCTATAACTATCGACAATATTTCGGGAGGTAATCCACCTTATACCATACAATGGAGTACGCTTGGTTCTGGACCTGTACAGAACAATTTATCTGCCGGGACTTATATTATTACAATTACAGACGATACCAATTGTGAGAAACAAGCAACTGTTATTATAGATGAAGCTCCGGAGTTTTCAATTAACCCAACTGTAGCGAATGTCTCCTGTTATGGAGAGAATGATGCCAACATTGCCTTAAATCTAGTTGGAGGTATCGCCCCGGTAACACTTGTTTGGAATGACGATGCTTCTGCCGGTGTAGAACGAAACAATTTAAGTCCAGGAACTTATTCTGTAACTATTACAGATGCCACCCCTTGTATTATATCGGAAACCTTTGTTATTTCAGAACCAGATCCGTTAGAGTTATCTGCTGTTACAACTGATGCTTTAGACTGTGATAATGCTAATAGCGGAGCTATTAATTTAACAGTAACTGGAGGCACTCTTCCGTTAAGTTATTCATGGTCTAACGGTGAAACTACCGAAGACTTAGACGCTATCCCTCCTGGTACTTTTTCAGTTGTGATTACCGATGCTAATGGATGTGAAATATCAAACAATTGGACAGTTAACAGATTTGATCCGCTTACTATTGATGTAGAGACTATTACCGATTTTGATTGTATAACTCGACATGTAGAACAAACTTTTGTTGCCAGAGTTACCGGAGGTATCCCTCCCTATCAAATAAGTTGGTCAAGCGGAACAATTAGTGGTGCTAATAATGAAATTATGAATACCGATCAGGATGGTTTAGCAATTGTTAGTGTTATTGATAGTTTTGGATGCTCAACAAACTTTTCACATAATGTGGATATTCCTGTTCTTGGCGATGCAGGTTTCGAACTAAATTCCATTGGTTATACCTCTTTTGGAATATATTCAAAAAAAGACCCTATTCAATTTACGAATACTGCTATAGGTGATTACATTTCTATTCTTTGGGATTTTGGAGATGGTAATTTTTCCAATGAAGAAAACCCGGAGCATACTTACACTACTGAGGGAGGCTATATAATAAAGCAAACTGTCACGTACCCTTTTGGTTGTATTTATGAAAAAATCATCACGTTATCTGTTGAAAAAGGATATAGCCTTATGATGCCTAATGCTTTCACACCAAATAACGATAATATAAATGATTTTTTCAATCCAGCATTTGTTGGGTTAAACAATATGGTTTTAGATATCTATGACACCTGGGGAAGTTTAATCTATTCCGAAAAAGGAGACGATATTGATGGCTGGAACGGTAAAATAAATGATGCTGATGCAGAAAACGGTAATTATTACTTTAAATTTTCCGCTAAGACTTTTTATGGAGAAACCATTACAAAAGAAGGCCCTGTTGTATTAATTAAGTAG
- a CDS encoding M1 family metallopeptidase yields the protein MKYFFPGLFLFFTSFGFSQQTEYVDFKKAEVDIGVNIDSLGIVGVVKYSFEILKKTDSVFFDAQNINFKAIRMDGKGVKHKNDTKKLCVYSNFKRGTSHEVQFVFRAKPKKALYFIDRDYEDGNKQIWTQGQGKYTSNWLPSIDDMNDKIEFDLTVTFDKDYEVIANGKLTNKQINESTIIWHYDMQKPMSSYLVALAIGKYDKKVAYSKSGIPLEMYYYPEDSLKFEPTYRYTKPMFDFLEEEIGVPYPWQNYKQVPVKDFLYAGMENTGTTIFSDAFVVDSIAFVDKNYVNVNAHELAHQWFGNLVTETSGTHHWLQEGFATYYALLAERKVFGDNYYYWRLYEYAQELLEQHNARQSTSLLDPKSSSTTFYKKGAWVLHMLREKVGDSAFRTAVINYLNKNQFKNVETDDFIKEVEQASGQHLDAFVETWLEAKKFNYDDALKSLEKSVFIQEYLMVDCTGYTSKCSGYLLSGISDEAKIKVVSQMPNRLKKEDFKNSLKVRQAIAKSISKVSEEFKKEYETFLDDKSYVTIESALFRLWNSFPQEQSKYLEKTKDIQGFNNKNIRTLWLTLALITDDFEPENSALFFKELLDYTSPKYGFEIRMNAFNYLMWISSCGEECQENLQQATKHHNWQFSKFAKEMLKIK from the coding sequence ATGAAATACTTTTTTCCGGGCCTATTTTTATTTTTCACTTCATTTGGTTTTTCTCAACAAACGGAATATGTCGATTTTAAAAAGGCAGAGGTTGATATTGGAGTTAATATTGATTCGTTAGGAATAGTAGGTGTTGTAAAGTATTCATTTGAAATATTGAAAAAAACCGACTCTGTTTTTTTTGATGCTCAGAATATAAATTTTAAAGCAATACGTATGGATGGAAAAGGAGTCAAACATAAAAATGACACAAAAAAACTTTGTGTTTATTCTAATTTTAAGCGAGGAACTTCTCATGAAGTGCAGTTTGTTTTTAGGGCAAAGCCTAAAAAAGCTTTATATTTTATTGATAGGGATTACGAAGACGGTAACAAACAAATTTGGACGCAAGGACAAGGGAAATATACAAGTAATTGGTTGCCATCAATAGATGATATGAATGATAAAATTGAATTTGATTTAACAGTCACTTTCGATAAAGATTACGAAGTTATTGCCAACGGAAAACTAACAAATAAACAGATAAACGAATCGACAATTATTTGGCATTATGATATGCAAAAGCCCATGTCCAGCTATTTAGTAGCTTTAGCTATTGGCAAATACGATAAAAAAGTAGCATACTCAAAAAGCGGGATTCCGTTAGAGATGTATTATTATCCTGAAGATTCCTTAAAGTTTGAACCAACTTATCGTTACACCAAACCCATGTTCGATTTTCTGGAAGAAGAAATTGGTGTTCCGTATCCTTGGCAAAATTATAAGCAAGTGCCAGTAAAAGATTTTCTGTATGCTGGTATGGAAAATACAGGTACTACGATTTTTTCTGATGCTTTTGTGGTTGATTCCATTGCTTTTGTTGATAAAAATTATGTAAATGTCAATGCACATGAATTAGCACACCAATGGTTTGGAAATTTGGTTACAGAAACTTCAGGAACGCACCATTGGTTACAAGAAGGCTTTGCAACGTATTATGCTTTATTGGCAGAACGTAAGGTTTTTGGTGATAATTATTACTATTGGAGGCTTTACGAATATGCTCAGGAGTTATTGGAACAGCATAATGCCAGGCAAAGTACCTCGCTTTTAGACCCTAAATCGAGTAGCACAACTTTTTATAAAAAAGGAGCCTGGGTATTGCATATGCTTCGAGAAAAGGTAGGAGATTCGGCATTTAGAACTGCGGTGATAAACTATTTGAATAAAAATCAATTCAAAAATGTTGAAACAGATGATTTTATAAAAGAGGTGGAGCAGGCAAGTGGACAGCATTTAGATGCGTTTGTTGAAACTTGGCTAGAGGCTAAAAAGTTTAATTATGATGACGCTTTAAAGAGTCTTGAAAAATCAGTATTTATACAGGAATATTTGATGGTAGATTGTACTGGGTACACATCCAAATGTTCGGGTTATTTATTATCTGGAATTTCGGATGAAGCTAAAATAAAAGTCGTTTCTCAAATGCCAAATCGATTAAAAAAAGAAGATTTCAAGAATTCTTTAAAAGTACGCCAAGCCATTGCTAAAAGTATATCCAAAGTATCGGAAGAATTTAAAAAAGAATACGAAACATTTCTTGACGATAAGTCATATGTAACTATAGAGTCTGCTTTATTTAGGTTATGGAATAGTTTTCCTCAAGAGCAAAGCAAGTATTTGGAAAAAACTAAAGACATTCAAGGGTTTAACAACAAGAATATTAGAACGCTTTGGTTAACATTGGCACTAATTACTGATGATTTTGAACCTGAAAACAGTGCGTTGTTTTTTAAAGAATTATTAGATTATACAAGTCCAAAATACGGTTTTGAAATACGTATGAATGCATTTAATTATTTAATGTGGATAAGTTCTTGTGGAGAGGAATGTCAAGAAAATTTGCAACAGGCTACAAAGCATCATAATTGGCAGTTTTCAAAGTTTGCAAAAGAGATGCTAAAAATAAAATAA